The following are encoded together in the Mycteria americana isolate JAX WOST 10 ecotype Jacksonville Zoo and Gardens chromosome 2, USCA_MyAme_1.0, whole genome shotgun sequence genome:
- the MSANTD3 gene encoding myb/SANT-like DNA-binding domain-containing protein 3 isoform X1 yields the protein MQNEIIKPAKYFSEVEKSVLLALVEKYKYVLECKKSDARTIALKQRTWQALAHEYNSQPSVSLRDFKQLKKCWENIKARTKKIMAHERREKVKRSISPLINTHIIGKEKIASIMPEQMYFLQSPPEEDSEYQPDASSQESFVVSNRELCDEEKELVHFPVCEGTSQPEPSCSDVRIAADKNYRSKASQESALKKMHEEEHHQQMSILQLQLIQMNEVHVAKIQQIERECEMAEEEHRIKMEVLNKKKMYWERKLQTITKEWPVSSFNRPFPNSP from the exons ATGCAAAACGAAATAATAAAGCCTGCTAAATACTTCTCAGAAGTGGAGAAGAGTGTGCTGCTTGCATTagttgaaaaatacaaatatgtgcTTGAATGTAAAAAAAGTGATGCAAGAACTATTGCTCTGAAACAACGTACCTGGCAAGCACTAGCTCACGAATATAATTCACAGCCCAGTGTATCACTGCGAGACTTcaaacagttaaagaaatgctGGGAAAATATCAAGGCACGGACAAAAAAGATAATGGCACATGAAAGGCGGGAGAAGGTAAAAAGAAGTATTAGTCCACTTATAAATACTCACATCATAGGGAAAGAGAAGATTGCCAGCATAATGCCTGAGCAAATGTACTTTTTGCAGAGCCCACCAGAAGAAGATTCTGAATATCAGCCTGATGCTTCTAGTCAAG AGTCATTTGTTGTCTCAAATAGAGAACTTTGTGATGAAGAGAAAGAGCTGGTACATTTCCCAGTATGTGAAGGTACCTCCCAACCTGAGCCTTCGTGTTCTGATGTCAGAATAGCAGCAGATAAGAACTACAGAAGTAAAGCATCTCAGGAAAGTGCTCTGAAAAAGATGCATGAGGAAGAACATCATCAGCAAATGTCAATTTTGCAACTGCAGTTAATCCAAATGAATGAAGTTCATGTggcaaaaatacagcaaatagaAAGAGAGTGTGAGATGGCCGAAGAGGAACACAGGATAAAAATGGAAGtgctaaataaaaagaaaatgtattggGAGAGAAAACTGCAGACCATCACGAAAGAATGGCCTGTATCATCCTTTAACAGACCCTTTCCTAATTCACCTTAG
- the MSANTD3 gene encoding myb/SANT-like DNA-binding domain-containing protein 3 isoform X2 produces MQNEIIKPAKYFSEVEKSVLLALVEKYKYVLECKKSDARTIALKQRTWQALAHEYNSQPSVSLRDFKQLKKCWENIKARTKKIMAHERREKSPPEEDSEYQPDASSQESFVVSNRELCDEEKELVHFPVCEGTSQPEPSCSDVRIAADKNYRSKASQESALKKMHEEEHHQQMSILQLQLIQMNEVHVAKIQQIERECEMAEEEHRIKMEVLNKKKMYWERKLQTITKEWPVSSFNRPFPNSP; encoded by the exons ATGCAAAACGAAATAATAAAGCCTGCTAAATACTTCTCAGAAGTGGAGAAGAGTGTGCTGCTTGCATTagttgaaaaatacaaatatgtgcTTGAATGTAAAAAAAGTGATGCAAGAACTATTGCTCTGAAACAACGTACCTGGCAAGCACTAGCTCACGAATATAATTCACAGCCCAGTGTATCACTGCGAGACTTcaaacagttaaagaaatgctGGGAAAATATCAAGGCACGGACAAAAAAGATAATGGCACATGAAAGGCGGGAGAAG AGCCCACCAGAAGAAGATTCTGAATATCAGCCTGATGCTTCTAGTCAAG AGTCATTTGTTGTCTCAAATAGAGAACTTTGTGATGAAGAGAAAGAGCTGGTACATTTCCCAGTATGTGAAGGTACCTCCCAACCTGAGCCTTCGTGTTCTGATGTCAGAATAGCAGCAGATAAGAACTACAGAAGTAAAGCATCTCAGGAAAGTGCTCTGAAAAAGATGCATGAGGAAGAACATCATCAGCAAATGTCAATTTTGCAACTGCAGTTAATCCAAATGAATGAAGTTCATGTggcaaaaatacagcaaatagaAAGAGAGTGTGAGATGGCCGAAGAGGAACACAGGATAAAAATGGAAGtgctaaataaaaagaaaatgtattggGAGAGAAAACTGCAGACCATCACGAAAGAATGGCCTGTATCATCCTTTAACAGACCCTTTCCTAATTCACCTTAG